One segment of Prionailurus bengalensis isolate Pbe53 chromosome D4, Fcat_Pben_1.1_paternal_pri, whole genome shotgun sequence DNA contains the following:
- the LOC122474608 gene encoding LOW QUALITY PROTEIN: procathepsin L-like (The sequence of the model RefSeq protein was modified relative to this genomic sequence to represent the inferred CDS: deleted 1 base in 1 codon), whose amino-acid sequence MHPSLFLAALCLGIASAAPQLNQSLDELWSHWKATHGKLYGMDEEGWRREVWKKNMKMIRQHNWEHSQGKHSFTVAMNGFGDMTNEEFKQVMNGLQMQKHKKGKVFQAPLFAKIPSSVDWREKGYVTPVKDQGPCGSCWAFSATGALEGQMFRKTGNLVSLSEQNLVDCSQAEGNEGCNGGLMNNAFQYVKDNGGLDSEESYPYHAQDESCKYKPQDSAANDTGFFDIPQQEKALMVAVATKGPISVGIDASHFTFQFYHEGIYYDPDCSSEDLDHGVLVIGYGTEIGQSINKTYWIVKNSWGANWGIDGYIKMAKDRKNHCGIATMASFPVV is encoded by the exons ATGcatccttctctcttcctggctgCCCTTTGCTTGGGAATAGCCTCAGCTGCTCCGCAACTCAACCAGAGCTTAGATGAACTATGGTCCCACTGGAAAGCAACACACGGGAAGCTATATGGCATG GATGAAGAAGGATGGAGGAGAGAGGTGTGGaagaagaatatgaaaatgaTCAGACAGCACAATTGGGAACACAGCCAAGGGAAACACAGCTTCACGGTGGCAATGAATGGCTTTGGTGACATG ACCAATGAAGAATTCAAGCAGGTGATGAATGGCCTTCAAATGCAGAAGCACAAGAAGGGGAAAGTGTTCCAAGCACCTCTCTTTGCTAAGATCCCTTCATCTGTGGACTGGAGAGAGAAAGGCTATGTAACTCCCGTGAAGGATCAG GGTCCGTGTGGTTCTTGTTGGGCTTTTAGTGCAACTGGTGCTCTTGAAGGACAGATGTTCCGGAAAACTGGCAACCTTGTTTCATTGAGTGAGCAGAACCTGGTGGACTGCTCTCAGGCTGAAGGCAATGAGGGTTGCAATGGTGGCCTAATGAATAATGCCTTCCAGTATGTTAAGGACAACGGAGGCCTGGACTCAGAGGAATCCTATCCATATCATGCACAG GATGAATCCTGCAAATACAAGCCCCAGGATTCTGCTGCCAATGACACTGGCTTCTTTGACATCCCTCAGCAGGAGAAGGCCCTCATGGTGGCTGTAGCAACCAAGGGTCCCATCTCTGTTGGTATAGATGCAAGCCATTTTACCTTCCAGTTCTATCATGAAG GCATTTATTATGATCCAGACTGCAGCAGTGAAGACCTGGACCATGGTGTTCTGGTGATTGGCTATGGCACTGAAATAGGACAGTCGATAAACAAAACATATTGGATTGTCAAGAACAG CTGGGGTGCAAATTGGGGCATAGATGGCTACATAAAGATGGCCAAAGACCGG AAAAACCACTGTGGAATCGCCACCATGGCCAGCTTTCCTGTTGTATGA